A window of Actinobacillus suis ATCC 33415 contains these coding sequences:
- the matP gene encoding macrodomain Ter protein MatP — protein MRYQKLEIQEANWKWKYLLKKHREGENITKYEETSLIELKVQLLTTLQHSPEEIEQWIKTEMTAEQRKKMRQSIRAKRKRFFNAEKPTTKKKSIDLEYASWLRLSKYSKEREMTLSEAINHLIDELENQHIYLDQMEKMKSSLKDLLK, from the coding sequence ATGCGTTACCAAAAGTTAGAGATTCAAGAAGCGAATTGGAAATGGAAGTATTTGCTCAAAAAGCATCGAGAAGGTGAAAATATCACTAAGTACGAAGAAACCAGTTTGATTGAGCTGAAAGTCCAACTTTTAACGACGCTTCAACATTCGCCGGAAGAAATCGAGCAATGGATTAAAACGGAGATGACGGCGGAGCAACGTAAGAAAATGCGCCAGTCGATTCGTGCCAAGCGTAAGCGTTTTTTTAATGCGGAGAAACCAACTACGAAGAAAAAATCGATCGATTTAGAATATGCGAGTTGGTTACGTTTATCGAAATATTCGAAGGAAAGAGAGATGACGTTGTCTGAAGCCATTAATCATTTGATTGATGAGTTGGAAAATCAACATATCTATCTGGATCAGATGGAAAAAATGAAATCCAGCCTAAAAGACTTGCTGAAATAA
- a CDS encoding AAA family ATPase, producing the protein MNLTPLDWQSLTLHHSFKEASNEVGFFDFQPNAKQAIDQFKRGQFGSLLVIKTETFPEFIQEIKHYLTENLSAPLVTKTEFSRNHLFGYSIYLEKEHKVENVTGAIQQANNGILLLNVNSLLLDITQWDKLKQALLFGSFEQNAVNNIPYLLPVIQSNFKLVLIGSREDISLLAEYDDSLYQVAQYTEVESYLTLNDENIKQWGDYVQSSAQKWINKSFTNQALNQLLQAYVRESESQELVSISPTLLKKHLLGLANFYPNSTALNQVTEYFDYLEQQSSVLNKYTTQDILTHQLYIETEDEEIGQINGLSVIEFDGIPHSFGEPLRISCNVQHGDGEITDIERKVELGGNIHSKGIIIAQSCLANLLEFPTQLPFSASLAFEQSYGEVDGDSSSLAIFCVLISALSKLALPQSIAVTGSIDQFGNVLSVGGVNQKIEGFFNICQARGLTEKQGVIIPATCISHLSLKAEVIEAVKAGQFNIWAIGNVFEAIQILLNRHFYDEENSPTTDKPSVFGLIHQQIEQNQEREESGSFLAKICQWFSKN; encoded by the coding sequence GTGAATTTAACCCCATTAGACTGGCAATCTCTCACCTTACATCATTCATTCAAAGAAGCGAGTAATGAAGTAGGTTTCTTTGATTTCCAACCCAATGCAAAACAAGCGATTGACCAATTCAAACGTGGGCAATTTGGCTCGCTATTAGTGATAAAGACGGAAACATTCCCTGAATTTATCCAAGAGATTAAACATTATCTTACCGAAAATCTTAGCGCGCCGTTAGTTACCAAAACCGAATTTAGTCGTAATCACTTATTCGGTTACAGCATTTATCTTGAAAAAGAGCATAAAGTAGAAAACGTAACGGGTGCGATTCAACAAGCAAACAACGGTATTTTGCTGCTGAATGTGAACTCATTATTATTGGATATCACGCAATGGGACAAATTAAAACAGGCGTTACTGTTCGGCTCATTTGAACAAAATGCAGTGAATAATATCCCTTATCTGCTTCCTGTTATTCAGTCAAATTTCAAACTGGTACTCATCGGTAGCCGAGAAGATATATCTCTATTGGCTGAATATGACGACAGCCTCTATCAAGTTGCACAATATACCGAAGTAGAATCCTATTTAACTCTTAATGACGAAAATATTAAGCAATGGGGTGATTATGTTCAATCAAGCGCCCAAAAATGGATTAACAAATCGTTTACTAACCAAGCGCTAAATCAGCTTTTACAAGCTTATGTGCGAGAAAGTGAAAGCCAAGAATTGGTCTCTATTTCCCCGACTTTACTCAAAAAGCATTTGTTAGGCCTTGCAAATTTTTACCCAAATTCAACCGCTTTAAACCAAGTAACAGAATATTTTGATTATTTAGAACAGCAATCCTCTGTTTTAAATAAATATACGACACAAGATATTCTTACGCACCAGTTATATATCGAGACCGAAGATGAAGAAATCGGTCAAATCAACGGTTTGTCCGTGATTGAGTTTGACGGTATCCCCCATTCATTCGGTGAGCCGTTACGTATTAGCTGTAACGTACAACACGGCGACGGTGAAATTACCGATATTGAACGTAAAGTTGAACTAGGCGGAAATATTCATTCGAAAGGTATTATTATTGCGCAATCCTGCTTAGCCAATTTATTAGAATTTCCAACACAACTCCCGTTCTCCGCTTCGCTCGCCTTTGAGCAATCTTATGGTGAAGTAGACGGAGACAGCTCATCGCTTGCTATATTCTGCGTACTCATCAGTGCGCTATCCAAATTAGCATTACCGCAGTCGATTGCCGTCACCGGTTCAATTGACCAATTTGGTAACGTATTAAGTGTCGGTGGTGTAAACCAAAAAATCGAGGGGTTCTTTAATATCTGCCAAGCCCGCGGTTTAACTGAAAAACAAGGTGTAATTATCCCCGCAACCTGTATTTCACATTTGAGTTTAAAAGCAGAAGTGATCGAAGCCGTAAAAGCCGGGCAGTTCAACATTTGGGCGATTGGAAATGTTTTTGAAGCCATTCAAATTTTATTAAATCGTCATTTTTATGATGAGGAAAATTCTCCGACTACAGACAAACCTTCCGTATTTGGGCTGATTCATCAACAGATTGAGCAGAATCAAGAACGAGAAGAAAGCGGTTCATTTTTGGCAAAAATTTGCCAATGGTTTAGTAAAAACTGA
- the fabA gene encoding bifunctional 3-hydroxydecanoyl-ACP dehydratase/trans-2-decenoyl-ACP isomerase codes for MNNCTPNIKPSYTYEDLLASGRGELFGKEGPQLPAPTMLMMDRINLMTENGGLFDKGYIEAELDIHPDLPFFGCHFIGDPVMPGCLGLDAMWQLVGFFLGWVGGKGKGRALGVGEVKFTGQILPTAKKVIYRINMKRVINRKLVMGLADGEVEVDGRVIYTATDLKVGLFQDTSAF; via the coding sequence ATGAACAACTGTACACCAAACATTAAACCAAGCTATACCTATGAAGACTTATTAGCATCAGGTCGTGGTGAATTATTCGGCAAAGAAGGGCCACAACTACCCGCTCCAACGATGTTAATGATGGATCGCATTAATTTAATGACTGAAAACGGTGGCTTATTCGATAAAGGTTATATCGAAGCGGAATTAGACATTCATCCGGATCTTCCATTTTTCGGCTGCCACTTTATTGGTGACCCAGTAATGCCGGGCTGCTTAGGCTTAGATGCAATGTGGCAATTAGTTGGTTTCTTCTTAGGCTGGGTCGGGGGCAAAGGTAAAGGCCGTGCATTAGGTGTTGGTGAAGTTAAATTTACCGGACAAATCCTTCCGACTGCCAAAAAAGTTATTTATCGCATTAATATGAAGCGTGTCATCAATCGTAAGTTGGTAATGGGCTTAGCGGATGGGGAAGTGGAAGTTGACGGTCGTGTTATTTATACCGCTACCGATTTAAAAGTAGGCCTTTTCCAAGACACTTCTGCTTTCTAA
- a CDS encoding pilus assembly FimT family protein, whose protein sequence is MFKAFTLIEILITFTILVISIYFISPIAFHLNDLIALNSEIESLQSFLYQLQTKSRYEKSNYTLTISQNNQDKKWCIIAIKKAKQNKKQIICDCLNANHCIINNEHYIYSNRHKDILLKNKSLYPQAFINIDGLAGRLESKCIHLSLNKTNEILQLDQWGRIYVMPKHKRSHCKE, encoded by the coding sequence ATGTTTAAAGCATTCACACTTATTGAAATTCTCATTACCTTTACTATTTTAGTTATTTCAATTTATTTTATTTCTCCAATTGCATTTCATTTAAATGACTTAATTGCATTAAATAGTGAAATAGAATCCCTCCAATCATTTTTATACCAATTACAAACAAAATCTCGTTACGAAAAATCAAATTATACACTTACTATTTCACAAAATAATCAAGATAAAAAATGGTGCATAATCGCAATTAAAAAAGCCAAACAAAATAAAAAACAAATCATTTGTGATTGTTTAAATGCCAATCACTGCATTATTAATAATGAACATTATATTTATTCTAATCGCCACAAAGACATTTTACTAAAGAATAAAAGTTTATATCCTCAAGCTTTTATTAATATTGATGGGCTAGCTGGAAGATTAGAATCTAAATGCATTCACTTATCATTAAATAAAACAAATGAAATATTACAATTAGATCAATGGGGAAGAATTTATGTCATGCCAAAACATAAACGCAGTCATTGTAAAGAATAG
- a CDS encoding DUF2572 family protein, translating into MTQYKLNGSTLIFSLITISFVLTIILVTKEKFIQSEIKTQHYQRHYLSEKLSILEKIRSKNSNCNLIKPEQLILDRIAEVKIETEEQKYSFYCIKNSLFVGKKPTKEKYIHFSQLSDVLDISHADIIEIEHLNELPKSSEQDPKIVLVMRDIDETLSQDFYGIIITNHYFDIKGNAKFYGILYSSYDNNREERNITFKKNVVLNLENKYAHWQELPDSRNMLNNE; encoded by the coding sequence ATGACGCAATATAAACTTAACGGAAGCACATTAATTTTCTCACTGATAACCATATCTTTTGTGCTGACCATTATACTTGTAACAAAAGAAAAGTTCATTCAATCAGAAATAAAAACTCAACATTATCAACGGCATTATTTATCCGAAAAACTTTCTATTCTCGAAAAAATCCGCTCAAAAAATAGTAATTGTAATCTAATAAAACCTGAGCAACTTATTCTTGATCGCATAGCAGAAGTAAAAATAGAAACTGAAGAACAAAAATATTCTTTTTACTGTATCAAAAATAGCTTATTTGTAGGAAAAAAACCGACTAAAGAAAAATATATTCATTTTAGCCAACTATCTGATGTATTAGATATTTCTCATGCTGACATAATAGAGATAGAACATTTAAATGAACTACCTAAAAGCTCAGAACAAGATCCTAAAATCGTTTTAGTTATGCGTGATATAGATGAAACGCTTAGCCAAGATTTTTATGGCATAATTATTACCAATCATTACTTCGATATAAAAGGCAATGCTAAATTTTACGGCATATTATATTCATCCTATGATAATAATAGAGAAGAACGAAATATTACTTTCAAAAAGAATGTTGTATTAAATTTAGAAAATAAATATGCTCATTGGCAAGAACTCCCCGATTCAAGGAATATGTTAAATAATGAATAA
- a CDS encoding DUF5374 domain-containing protein, translating to MNKLIKSESFISILIGIVIFSLIFISASRWGSHQTEKINYIYQQQQALQIIENQLALKYSKQTCEQYVQQNHLKFKIECQANKISVSFPLGKVEITP from the coding sequence ATGAATAAGTTAATTAAATCAGAATCATTTATTTCAATACTTATTGGCATTGTAATATTTTCACTTATCTTTATTTCTGCTTCACGTTGGGGAAGTCATCAAACCGAAAAAATAAATTATATTTATCAGCAACAGCAAGCCTTACAAATTATCGAAAATCAACTCGCATTAAAATATTCTAAACAAACTTGCGAACAATATGTTCAACAAAATCATTTGAAGTTTAAAATTGAATGCCAAGCAAATAAAATTAGTGTGAGTTTTCCACTAGGTAAAGTCGAAATTACCCCATAG